One Aquarana catesbeiana isolate 2022-GZ linkage group LG06, ASM4218655v1, whole genome shotgun sequence genomic region harbors:
- the LOC141147526 gene encoding olfactory receptor 5B12-like, with amino-acid sequence MGNQTSQSEFILLGLSDFTDSQIPVFLLILLIYVATLVGNVLIIFLVVSDSHLQTPMYFSLGNISVLDIFNSSIATSHLFFYAFTGNRQISYPTCITQVLLFTWFFSTEFFILNLMSYDRYVAICHPLHYTTMMSIRLCVQIAFFSWLLRFVCCFVHTLMALRLAFPDHTTIIPGLFCELFQLLQLSCSDTYLNYLLLYVDSTTFGVTSSFVTFLSYVYIFNTILKIKMKEGRRKAYSTCSSHLMVVSIFYGTGFFNYFDPKTKDSLAGRLVSLFYTVVTPLLNPIIYSLRNRDLKGALRKTLSRIASMP; translated from the coding sequence ATGGGAAATCAAACTTCTCAGTCCGAATTCATCTTGCTTGGCCTGTCAGACTTCACAGATTCTCAGATCCCGGTATTTCTGCTGATCCTCCTCATCTATGTGGCAACACTGGTTGGGAATGTTCTCATAATTTTTTTGGTGGTCTCAGACTCTCACCTGCAAACCCCCATGTATTTTTCTCTAGGAAACATCTCAGTTTTAGACATCTTCAATTCCTCCATTGCAACATCTCATTTGTTTTTTTACGCATTTACTGGAAATAGGCAGATTTCATACCCAACTTGTATCACCCAGGTCCTCCTCTTCACCTGGTTTTTCAGCACTGAGTTCTTTATACTTAATTTGATGTCCTATGACCGCTATGTTGCCATCTGTCATCCTTTGCATTATACGACCATGATGAGCATTCGGTTGTGTGTTCAGATAGCGTTCTTTTCTTGGCTCTTAAGATTTGTCTGTTGTTTTGTGCACACGTTGATGGCACTGAGACTGGCTTTCCCGGATCACACCACCATCATTCCTGGCTTGTTCTGTGAATTATTTCAGCTTCTTCAACTATCATGTTCTGACACTTACCTCAATTATTTACTTTTATATGTTGACTCAACAACTTTTGGAGTCACTAGCTCTTTCGTTACTTTCCTCTCCTATGTCTACATTTTCAATACCATCCTGAAAATTAAAATGAAGGAAGGAAGACGGAAAGCTTACTCCACCTGCAGTTCCCACCTCATGGTGGTCTCCATCTTTTATGGGACGGGTTTTTTCAACTACTTTGACCCCAAAACTAAGGATTCTCTGGCAGGTAGATTGGTCTCTTTATTTTACACAGTTGTCACCCCCCTCCTAAACCCGATTATATACAGCCTGAGAAACAGGGACCTAAAAGGCGCTCTGAGGAAAACTCTCTCCAGAATTGCCTCCATGCCATGA